One genomic region from Muriicola soli encodes:
- a CDS encoding glycosyltransferase, translating to MENNTPKVLVIGLTWPEPEATGAGVRTLQLLNLLQSLNYNVTLSSAAAKTQYSASLEQCGIDCVPIKLNCDSFDQFIAELKPHIVVFDRFLTEEYFGWRVAEQLPDTIRILDTQDLHSLRKSRELALKKGIAFTSDFWQVQEITLREIASIYRCDLSLIISEYEMAWLKANSRIDLSLLFYLPFVYNSSGSDHVLTAPDYELRSHFCFIGNGKHAPNIDAINYLKRDIWPKIRRALPNAKLNIYGAYLPKNILDLYQPEEGFFVKGWVNDMGEILQKTRVNLLPLRFGAGLKGKLFQSVRYGTPSVMTVTGAEGTAFVTNKDLVASDAIDFSEKAVRLYKDKEQWNTAQENGIKLIKDEFGVEIYRPLFKAALQDLQKNLQSHRITNFTGRMLLHHTMGSSKYLSKWITLKQRNARGEADE from the coding sequence ATGGAAAATAATACGCCCAAGGTTCTTGTGATTGGCCTCACCTGGCCTGAACCCGAGGCGACAGGAGCAGGCGTCCGTACTCTTCAACTTCTGAATTTATTACAGTCCCTAAATTATAACGTCACCCTGTCTTCCGCAGCTGCTAAAACCCAATATTCAGCTAGCCTGGAGCAATGCGGGATCGATTGTGTTCCGATAAAACTGAATTGTGATAGCTTTGATCAGTTCATTGCTGAACTCAAGCCCCACATCGTTGTTTTTGACCGCTTCCTCACCGAAGAATATTTTGGTTGGCGTGTGGCCGAACAGCTGCCGGATACTATTCGAATTCTCGACACTCAGGATCTGCATTCTCTTCGGAAGAGTCGGGAACTCGCCCTCAAAAAAGGAATAGCCTTTACCTCAGACTTCTGGCAGGTTCAGGAAATAACGTTGAGGGAAATAGCAAGTATCTACCGATGCGATCTTTCGCTGATTATTTCGGAATATGAGATGGCCTGGTTAAAAGCGAATAGCCGAATAGACCTCTCGCTTTTATTTTACCTCCCATTCGTTTACAACTCCTCTGGATCAGATCATGTTCTAACGGCGCCTGATTACGAATTGCGAAGCCATTTTTGCTTTATCGGTAACGGGAAACATGCACCAAATATTGATGCCATAAATTATTTAAAAAGAGACATCTGGCCAAAAATAAGAAGGGCATTGCCTAATGCTAAACTCAATATTTATGGTGCCTATCTTCCAAAAAACATTCTTGATCTCTATCAGCCTGAAGAAGGATTCTTTGTCAAAGGCTGGGTAAATGATATGGGAGAGATTCTTCAAAAAACACGAGTCAATCTCCTGCCACTTCGATTTGGAGCCGGATTAAAAGGAAAACTGTTCCAGTCGGTCAGATATGGAACCCCTTCGGTAATGACCGTAACAGGGGCAGAAGGAACGGCATTTGTGACCAATAAAGACCTTGTGGCGTCAGATGCGATCGATTTTTCAGAAAAAGCAGTGCGTCTTTATAAGGATAAAGAACAATGGAATACTGCTCAGGAAAATGGGATTAAGCTCATCAAGGATGAATTTGGAGTTGAAATTTATCGTCCCTTATTTAAGGCTGCCTTGCAGGATCTTCAGAAGAATTTGCAATCTCACAGAATTACTAATTTCACGGGAAGGATGTTATTACACCATACTATGGGCAGTAGCAAATACCTCTCTAAATGGATAACACTCAAACAGCGGAATGCTCGCGGAGAAGCCGATGAATAA
- a CDS encoding 1,4-dihydroxy-2-naphthoyl-CoA synthase, with product MNSEITWETAGEYEDITYKKSAGVARIAFNRPNVRNAFRPKTTKELYDAFYDAQEDTSIGVILLSAEGPSEKDGVYSFCSGGDQKARGHKGYVGEDGYHRLNILEVQRLIRFMPKVVIAVVPGWAVGGGHSLHVVCDITLASEEHAKFKQTDADVTSFDGGYGSAYLAKMVGQKKAREIFFLGRTYSAQQALEMGMVNAVVPHDKLEKTAYEWAQEILAKSPTSIKMLKFAMNLTDDGMVGQQVFAGEATRLAYMTEEAKEGRNAFLEKRKPDFGKNNWIP from the coding sequence ATGAATTCAGAAATTACTTGGGAAACCGCCGGAGAATATGAAGATATAACCTATAAAAAATCGGCTGGCGTAGCGAGAATCGCCTTTAATAGACCGAATGTAAGGAATGCCTTCCGACCAAAAACCACCAAAGAGTTATACGACGCTTTTTACGATGCACAGGAAGACACATCAATAGGGGTGATACTTCTCTCAGCAGAAGGTCCCTCAGAGAAAGACGGGGTCTACTCTTTTTGCAGTGGGGGAGACCAAAAGGCGAGAGGACATAAAGGTTACGTAGGGGAAGATGGTTACCACCGACTCAATATTCTGGAGGTGCAGCGACTTATTCGATTTATGCCAAAAGTTGTCATTGCAGTGGTACCGGGATGGGCTGTTGGGGGAGGCCACAGTTTACACGTGGTTTGTGATATCACCTTAGCCAGCGAGGAGCATGCAAAATTTAAGCAAACAGATGCCGATGTAACAAGCTTTGACGGAGGATACGGTTCTGCCTACCTGGCAAAAATGGTGGGACAGAAAAAAGCGAGGGAGATCTTTTTTCTGGGTAGAACGTATTCAGCACAGCAAGCCTTGGAAATGGGAATGGTCAATGCGGTTGTTCCTCATGATAAACTTGAAAAAACAGCTTATGAATGGGCACAGGAAATCCTGGCGAAATCCCCAACCTCAATTAAAATGCTAAAGTTTGCCATGAACCTTACTGATGACGGTATGGTAGGGCAACAGGTATTTGCAGGAGAGGCAACCCGCCTGGCTTATATGACTGAGGAAGCAAAAGAAGGACGGAATGCTTTTCTGGAAAAACGCAAACCTGATTTTGGCAAGAATAACTGGATACCCTGA
- a CDS encoding 3D domain-containing protein → MSRALLIGILALMISSSLSSCAEKEEQWTWKSMEVTATAYNSIASQTKPLANVAAWGDTLSPGMKCIAVSRDLLSKGLKYNTPVKIEGFEGIYLVKDKMNKRWEKRIDIYMGLDVQKAKEWGRRKVVIQYGIPIEEMK, encoded by the coding sequence ATGTCCCGAGCTCTGCTTATCGGTATACTCGCCCTGATGATTTCTTCATCACTCAGCAGCTGTGCTGAGAAAGAGGAACAATGGACATGGAAATCGATGGAAGTCACAGCTACTGCATACAATTCGATAGCTTCTCAAACTAAACCCCTGGCCAATGTGGCCGCCTGGGGGGATACCCTTAGTCCGGGCATGAAGTGCATAGCAGTATCACGGGATTTACTATCCAAGGGCCTGAAATACAATACCCCGGTAAAAATTGAAGGTTTTGAAGGGATTTATCTGGTAAAAGACAAGATGAACAAAAGATGGGAAAAACGAATTGATATTTATATGGGTCTCGATGTACAGAAAGCAAAAGAGTGGGGACGAAGAAAAGTAGTTATCCAATACGGTATCCCGATAGAAGAAATGAAATGA
- a CDS encoding N-acetylmuramoyl-L-alanine amidase, translated as MIIKKHAYALIPLIWLMLNSCAATRIIDKPIIFDTQREELTKEYLEVRYGLAGDSITIKPNMIVLHWTAIPTFEGSFDAFNDPLIPSWRSLVENASTLNVSSHFLVSRDGKIYRLMPETVMGRHVIGLNHCAIGIENVGGTADAPLTAEQLEANIWLVNYLKDKYDIEYLIGHYEYTKFEGHELWLEKDDGYRTEKEDPGAEFMQQVRQATKKLNFKPLPQKQ; from the coding sequence ATGATAATTAAAAAGCATGCATACGCCTTAATCCCTCTCATTTGGCTTATGCTAAATTCCTGTGCGGCTACACGGATTATCGACAAGCCAATTATATTTGATACTCAAAGGGAGGAGTTAACCAAAGAGTATTTGGAAGTGCGTTACGGTTTAGCGGGGGATTCGATAACCATAAAACCAAATATGATCGTCCTGCATTGGACAGCCATCCCCACATTTGAAGGTTCTTTTGATGCCTTTAATGACCCACTAATCCCTAGTTGGCGCAGTCTCGTAGAAAATGCAAGTACGCTTAATGTCTCTTCTCATTTCCTGGTATCAAGAGACGGGAAAATATATAGGTTGATGCCTGAAACCGTGATGGGAAGACATGTAATTGGGCTGAATCACTGTGCCATCGGAATAGAGAATGTTGGGGGGACAGCCGATGCCCCTTTAACCGCAGAACAACTCGAGGCGAATATCTGGCTGGTCAACTACCTAAAGGACAAATACGATATCGAGTATCTCATCGGTCATTATGAATACACTAAATTTGAAGGCCATGAGCTTTGGCTCGAAAAAGATGACGGATACAGAACTGAAAAGGAAGATCCGGGGGCAGAATTTATGCAGCAGGTAAGACAGGCTACTAAAAAATTAAATTTTAAACCCCTTCCTCAAAAACAATAG
- a CDS encoding DUF6155 family protein: MSKSALKKYLGELKKRDLELQIMDLYERFPQVKTYYNFVFNPKEDKLMGEAKAKISNEYFPLKRRRARARRSVAQKFIKQYNKLGMDPHLLADLMLFNIETAQRYSASHKVNEAFYKSMLRSFREAVQHLTHNAILAEFKERLKQINRRLHDQEWEFQEDFNQIFELAYMDD; the protein is encoded by the coding sequence ATGAGCAAGTCGGCATTAAAGAAATATCTGGGAGAGTTAAAAAAAAGAGATCTGGAATTACAGATTATGGATCTCTATGAGCGATTTCCTCAGGTTAAAACCTATTACAATTTTGTCTTTAATCCCAAAGAGGATAAATTGATGGGTGAGGCAAAAGCCAAAATTTCAAATGAATATTTCCCGCTCAAAAGAAGGCGCGCCAGAGCCAGGCGTTCCGTTGCCCAAAAATTTATAAAGCAGTACAATAAATTGGGAATGGATCCCCACCTATTGGCAGATCTCATGCTTTTCAATATAGAAACAGCTCAGCGCTATTCGGCCTCCCACAAGGTAAATGAGGCTTTCTACAAAAGTATGTTGCGTTCGTTCAGAGAAGCTGTTCAGCATCTTACCCACAATGCCATTTTAGCAGAATTTAAAGAACGCCTGAAACAGATCAATCGGCGCCTACATGATCAGGAATGGGAATTTCAGGAAGATTTTAATCAGATTTTCGAGCTCGCGTACATGGATGATTAA
- a CDS encoding FG-GAP-like repeat-containing protein translates to MSSFFRKNTFLITGILLVLNSCQNNKQERQLALYEAHCARCHIAPNIDDLPKGIWEKAILPDMAARMGIRENGYDPLAGLPYEEMEAIIKTGIYPLTPTLSMEDWLLLKAYILENAPDSLKMIPQVYQDKELVSFAPQLISFNRPSPGSYAFLEFQEESNQLLMGDMSGELLSYTYDQGITTKGVFESLVVAHEIVDENTFITTIGNIRPSALSKGKSYKINNRDTFLLNQPLHRPVHSLFEDLNGNGKEELVISEFGDLSGELSLFVSNDSGTYDKKILLNQPGTIRVVAEDMDEDGRKDLIALTSQGDESITFLYQREDLSFEAEKVLRFNPVYGSSWFELIDYDNDGDLDLVTVNGDNADKSYVQKPYHGMRLHLNDGQNNFTEVYFYPMNGATRVVASDFDQDGDMDFGLLSTFPDYQNAPNRTFVFLDNADSDEFKFNAYTVEDSLKAKWFLMDKGDIDGDGDTDIILSSFSLPFIPAPQELVSRWKKEAIDLMILENKHQ, encoded by the coding sequence ATGAGTTCATTCTTTAGGAAAAACACATTTCTTATTACAGGTATTTTACTGGTATTAAATTCCTGTCAGAATAATAAACAAGAACGACAACTCGCACTATATGAAGCACACTGCGCCCGTTGTCATATCGCACCCAATATTGATGATCTCCCAAAAGGTATATGGGAAAAAGCCATACTTCCTGATATGGCAGCACGGATGGGAATTCGTGAAAATGGATATGATCCTCTGGCTGGCTTGCCATATGAAGAAATGGAAGCAATAATAAAAACAGGGATCTATCCGCTTACCCCAACCCTCAGCATGGAAGACTGGTTATTGTTGAAGGCTTATATCCTCGAGAATGCCCCCGATAGTTTAAAAATGATACCTCAGGTTTATCAGGACAAGGAATTGGTGTCCTTTGCGCCCCAATTGATCTCTTTTAACCGTCCTTCACCTGGTTCATATGCTTTTCTCGAATTTCAGGAGGAATCAAATCAACTCCTTATGGGCGATATGAGTGGGGAATTACTCTCTTACACTTATGACCAGGGGATTACTACCAAAGGCGTGTTCGAGAGTCTGGTAGTGGCCCATGAGATTGTGGATGAAAACACCTTTATCACAACCATAGGCAACATTCGCCCAAGTGCTCTGTCCAAGGGCAAGAGTTACAAAATTAATAACCGGGACACATTTCTTCTGAATCAGCCTTTGCACAGGCCTGTACACAGCTTGTTTGAAGACCTTAATGGCAATGGGAAAGAAGAACTGGTAATCAGTGAATTTGGAGACCTTAGCGGGGAACTATCCCTTTTTGTAAGTAATGATTCAGGTACTTATGATAAAAAAATACTCTTGAATCAACCGGGAACAATCCGAGTGGTAGCAGAGGACATGGATGAGGATGGACGCAAGGACCTCATCGCTTTAACCTCTCAGGGAGACGAATCAATTACATTCCTGTACCAGAGAGAAGACCTTTCTTTCGAAGCTGAAAAGGTACTTCGATTTAACCCCGTTTACGGCAGCAGCTGGTTTGAGTTAATCGATTACGATAACGATGGCGATCTCGATCTGGTTACGGTTAATGGGGATAATGCCGATAAATCCTATGTGCAAAAGCCCTATCACGGAATGCGACTTCATTTAAATGACGGCCAAAATAATTTTACGGAGGTCTATTTCTATCCCATGAATGGTGCAACCCGGGTAGTGGCTTCAGACTTTGATCAGGATGGGGATATGGACTTTGGTCTTCTTTCAACCTTTCCTGATTATCAGAATGCTCCAAACCGAACTTTTGTATTTTTAGATAATGCGGATAGTGATGAATTTAAATTTAATGCCTACACGGTGGAGGATTCTTTGAAAGCAAAGTGGTTCCTGATGGATAAGGGTGACATCGATGGTGACGGAGATACGGATATCATTCTCAGTAGTTTTTCGCTCCCTTTTATTCCTGCACCGCAGGAATTGGTAAGTCGATGGAAAAAAGAGGCTATTGATCTTATGATTTTGGAAAATAAACATCAATAA
- a CDS encoding M14 family zinc carboxypeptidase — MKYLKLLFIGLLIYGCKEEKPQQNLGLTTSLYDTYEKYRESELDKRRIKHRDLQNLISDHQNDPGVTVKKVGESIEGRDLKLISIGQGTTDVFLWSQMHGNEPTATQAIFDILNFLKSDDFSEEKSEILNNLTLHFLPMLNPDGAEVFKRENKLGIDINRDALRLQSPEGQTLKRVRDSLDADFGFNLHDQSTYYNAERTEKPATISYLAPAYNYEKEINEGAAMP, encoded by the coding sequence ATGAAATACTTAAAATTACTTTTTATCGGCTTACTGATATACGGTTGTAAAGAAGAGAAGCCTCAACAGAATTTAGGCCTGACAACTTCACTATACGACACTTATGAAAAGTACAGGGAATCCGAATTGGATAAGAGAAGGATAAAACACAGGGATCTGCAAAACCTCATCTCTGACCACCAGAATGATCCTGGCGTAACGGTGAAAAAGGTGGGAGAATCAATAGAAGGCAGAGATCTTAAACTGATTAGTATAGGACAGGGAACAACAGACGTTTTCCTTTGGTCGCAGATGCACGGGAATGAACCCACCGCCACTCAGGCCATTTTTGACATTCTCAACTTTTTAAAAAGTGACGATTTCAGCGAAGAGAAATCGGAGATTCTCAACAACCTGACACTGCATTTTCTCCCAATGCTCAACCCTGATGGGGCAGAGGTTTTTAAAAGAGAAAACAAGTTGGGAATCGACATTAACAGGGATGCGCTCAGATTACAATCGCCTGAAGGGCAGACCTTAAAACGAGTTCGCGACAGTCTCGATGCCGATTTCGGCTTTAACCTGCATGATCAGAGCACCTATTACAATGCTGAACGCACAGAAAAACCCGCCACTATTTCATATCTGGCACCGGCATACAACTATGAAAAGGAGATCAATGAGGGCGCGGCAATGCCATGA
- a CDS encoding DEAD/DEAH box helicase, translating into MSISTENIEKTLYDYQQQDLQTIFEHLDNDSDNSNLLYQLPTGGGKTVVFSEITRRFIEHRRKKVVVLTHRIELSQQTSKMLRGFGVKNKIINSDVKELPSTDSHMCYVAMVETLNNRLQEGTISLNDIGLVIIDEAHYNSFRKLFKYFDSSIILGVTATPLSSNIKLPMKDHYKKLIVGQSIESLIKKKYLARANMYNYDVSLKSLKLGISGDYTVKSSDELYGNYNMLSKLLGAYEEIGKGTKTLIFNNGINTSRYVYETFKKAGYPIRHLDNKNTSSERKEILEWFSNTPDAILTSVSILTTGFDEPTVETIILNRATRSLTLYFQMIGRGSRILPDKDEFTVVDLGNNIARFGMWDAPIDWQEIFHFPDFYLENIKNDEDIEREFVYEMPPELREKFSNSKEIDFDVKAVYKEIFAQGKRSKIVLERSIEQHAKICVENSEDVFEARILAKQLKDEIEYRVRQYSYCIMNNTKNYKEWLEEDYERKLRLKISQMFAAKM; encoded by the coding sequence TTGTCGATTTCCACCGAAAATATTGAGAAGACCCTTTACGATTATCAACAGCAGGATCTTCAGACTATATTTGAGCACCTCGATAATGACTCAGACAACTCAAACCTCTTGTACCAGCTTCCTACCGGAGGAGGTAAAACGGTTGTATTCTCTGAAATTACCCGCCGGTTTATTGAACATCGGAGGAAAAAAGTCGTTGTACTCACCCACAGAATAGAGCTCAGTCAGCAAACTTCAAAAATGCTGAGGGGATTTGGTGTTAAGAACAAAATCATCAATAGCGATGTAAAAGAGCTGCCGAGCACAGACTCACATATGTGCTATGTAGCCATGGTAGAGACCCTGAACAATCGGCTGCAAGAGGGTACAATTTCCCTGAATGATATTGGCCTGGTGATTATAGATGAGGCCCATTACAATTCCTTTAGGAAGCTATTTAAGTATTTCGATTCCTCCATAATTCTCGGGGTGACAGCTACACCATTGAGTTCTAATATAAAACTTCCGATGAAGGACCACTATAAAAAACTTATAGTGGGTCAATCTATTGAATCCCTGATCAAAAAAAAGTATCTGGCCAGGGCCAACATGTACAATTACGATGTTAGCCTGAAATCATTAAAATTGGGAATCAGTGGGGATTACACCGTAAAATCCTCCGATGAACTCTACGGGAATTACAATATGCTTTCCAAACTTCTGGGAGCTTATGAAGAGATCGGGAAAGGCACAAAAACCCTTATTTTCAACAACGGGATCAACACTTCCCGATATGTCTACGAAACCTTTAAGAAGGCAGGGTACCCCATCAGGCATCTGGATAACAAGAATACATCATCGGAACGCAAGGAAATACTCGAATGGTTTTCAAATACACCTGATGCGATACTTACCTCAGTGAGTATTCTAACCACGGGTTTTGACGAGCCTACAGTGGAAACTATAATTCTAAACAGGGCCACAAGGTCTCTCACACTGTATTTTCAAATGATCGGGCGAGGATCGAGGATTTTACCTGACAAAGATGAATTTACGGTTGTGGATCTCGGAAATAACATTGCTAGATTTGGTATGTGGGATGCGCCTATCGACTGGCAGGAAATTTTCCACTTCCCAGATTTCTACCTGGAAAACATCAAGAATGACGAGGATATCGAAAGGGAATTTGTCTACGAGATGCCTCCGGAACTAAGGGAAAAGTTTTCAAATTCTAAGGAAATTGATTTCGATGTAAAGGCAGTTTACAAGGAAATTTTTGCTCAGGGGAAAAGATCTAAAATCGTGCTGGAACGAAGTATAGAGCAACACGCCAAGATCTGCGTTGAAAATAGCGAAGATGTCTTTGAGGCCCGGATCCTCGCAAAACAGTTGAAGGATGAAATTGAATATCGCGTAAGGCAGTATTCCTACTGCATAATGAATAACACCAAGAATTATAAAGAGTGGTTAGAAGAAGACTACGAGCGTAAATTGCGCCTAAAAATCTCCCAGATGTTTGCCGCTAAAATGTAA
- a CDS encoding serine hydrolase domain-containing protein: MKKNIKWLVLILLLIAGIVVFWQYPKLNLISGFAAKNTASTIYISGRSLNSIEAYDHDVPLVKLASSSYNKDEKSSLANVFGLMERKATCRDGLGCVLTNGEVDPRVYTQKPIRIIKKIPLPYPLGHLAEKDTLFENIDYGLLNSALDNVFADTVKTRTALVLYKGNIIAERYAEGFNKATPILGWSMTKSVLATLYGILEHQGRINVEDKVSLPSWKNDERKNITLNHLLRMQSGLAWDEDYSTISDVTKMLFMESNMAASQAVKEQLAQPTEIWNYSSGTTNLLSGLLHNTFSNYQNYLNFPYKALIDKIGMHSMLLETDLAGNYVASSYGWASTRDWGKFGQLYLQEGNWNGEQLFHPDWVSYITTPTAHSDGIYGAHFWLNAEGKFPDVPKDMYSANGYQGQHVFIIPSAELVVVRTGLAEAPQFDTNTFLSEILTAIR, translated from the coding sequence ATGAAGAAAAATATTAAATGGCTTGTTTTAATTCTATTGCTGATCGCAGGCATTGTGGTCTTTTGGCAATACCCCAAATTAAATCTTATCTCCGGATTTGCAGCAAAAAATACGGCATCAACGATTTATATTTCCGGGCGAAGCCTGAATTCCATCGAAGCTTACGACCACGATGTACCTCTGGTAAAACTAGCCAGCTCTTCTTATAACAAGGATGAAAAATCTTCTCTGGCTAATGTTTTTGGCTTAATGGAGAGAAAAGCAACTTGCCGTGATGGTCTGGGATGTGTCCTGACCAATGGTGAAGTTGATCCAAGAGTCTACACCCAAAAACCTATACGGATAATTAAAAAAATACCTCTGCCCTATCCTTTAGGACATTTGGCAGAAAAAGATACCCTTTTTGAAAATATAGATTACGGATTACTCAACAGTGCCCTCGATAATGTCTTTGCAGACACCGTAAAAACAAGGACAGCATTAGTACTGTACAAGGGGAATATCATCGCTGAAAGATATGCCGAGGGATTTAATAAAGCTACTCCTATTCTGGGCTGGTCGATGACCAAGAGTGTGTTGGCTACCCTTTATGGAATACTTGAACACCAGGGAAGAATAAATGTAGAGGACAAAGTGAGCCTCCCTTCCTGGAAAAATGATGAAAGAAAGAACATAACTTTGAATCATTTACTTCGCATGCAGAGTGGATTAGCCTGGGATGAAGATTACTCTACGATTTCAGACGTCACTAAGATGTTGTTTATGGAATCCAATATGGCTGCCTCTCAGGCTGTAAAAGAACAACTTGCTCAACCTACAGAGATCTGGAATTATTCTTCGGGAACGACGAACCTACTCTCGGGCCTGCTGCACAATACTTTTAGCAATTATCAGAATTATTTGAATTTCCCTTACAAGGCACTAATTGACAAGATCGGCATGCATTCTATGTTGCTCGAGACCGATCTGGCGGGAAATTATGTGGCTTCTTCCTATGGTTGGGCCAGTACACGCGACTGGGGGAAGTTTGGCCAACTTTATCTGCAAGAAGGCAATTGGAATGGTGAACAGTTGTTCCATCCTGATTGGGTGTCCTATATCACTACGCCAACGGCGCATTCAGATGGGATTTACGGCGCGCATTTCTGGCTTAATGCCGAAGGTAAATTTCCTGACGTGCCAAAAGACATGTATTCGGCAAACGGGTATCAGGGACAACATGTTTTTATCATCCCGTCTGCAGAACTGGTGGTGGTGAGAACAGGATTGGCTGAGGCACCACAATTCGATACCAATACTTTTCTAAGTGAAATTCTCACCGCTATAAGATAG
- a CDS encoding 2-hydroxyacid dehydrogenase — MAIVLIRQDGKLDLWKSAFLDEFPDLPVHLYNEPHPKDEISLAIVWKHPQGCLGEYPNLQCVASFGAGVDFIIEDKSRPAGIPITRVVDDALADDMAEYVLTAVLGHLKNMDQYARDKHASEWHPIPYSRIKDHTIGIMGLGTLGTHVGNALTKLGFRVVGWSRHPKTQPGIKVHKGPEEKKDFLNQTSILVCLLPLTSETKGILNKSNLSQLQQGAYLINVARGGHLAENELIPLLDSGQLSGACLDVFQQEPLPENHPFWKHPLIKITPHVASVSDPKSVVPQLVENFRRLQNGEPLLNQIDPDLGY; from the coding sequence ATGGCCATTGTTTTAATAAGACAGGATGGGAAACTAGATTTATGGAAAAGTGCCTTTTTGGATGAATTTCCCGATCTACCTGTGCATTTGTACAACGAGCCTCATCCCAAAGATGAAATAAGTCTGGCTATCGTCTGGAAACACCCCCAGGGGTGTTTAGGGGAATATCCCAACTTGCAATGCGTCGCTTCCTTTGGGGCAGGGGTAGATTTTATCATCGAAGATAAGTCCCGGCCCGCCGGGATCCCTATCACCCGTGTTGTGGATGATGCCCTGGCAGATGATATGGCAGAATATGTGCTTACAGCAGTACTGGGACATCTAAAAAATATGGATCAATATGCAAGGGACAAACATGCATCAGAATGGCACCCCATTCCCTACAGTAGAATTAAGGATCACACTATAGGGATTATGGGCCTGGGAACACTTGGGACTCATGTGGGTAATGCCCTTACCAAACTTGGCTTTCGGGTGGTAGGATGGTCCAGACATCCCAAAACGCAGCCGGGCATAAAGGTTCATAAGGGTCCAGAGGAAAAAAAAGACTTCCTAAATCAAACATCTATCTTGGTTTGTCTCTTACCTCTGACTTCAGAAACCAAGGGTATACTAAACAAATCGAACTTATCGCAACTGCAGCAAGGTGCTTATCTGATCAATGTGGCCAGGGGAGGCCATCTGGCAGAGAACGAGCTGATTCCGCTGTTAGATTCCGGCCAACTTTCAGGTGCCTGTCTGGATGTGTTTCAGCAGGAGCCCCTGCCCGAAAACCATCCTTTCTGGAAACATCCCCTGATCAAGATAACGCCGCATGTCGCCAGCGTATCCGATCCAAAATCAGTGGTCCCACAATTGGTCGAAAATTTCAGAAGACTTCAAAATGGCGAACCCCTGTTGAATCAGATTGATCCTGATCTGGGGTACTAA
- a CDS encoding sigma-70 family RNA polymerase sigma factor, whose product MRQLKIIKQVTNRESKSLDKYLQDISKIDLITANEEVELAQRIRAGDQLALEKLTNANLRFVVSVAKQYQNQGLTLPDLINEGNVGLVKAAKRFDETRGFKFISYAVWWIRQSILQALAEQSRVVRLPLNKIGSINKIKKAFSYLEQAHERPPSAEEIAQELEMTVSEVKQSIKNSGRHVSMDAPLKEGEDSNLYDVMRSGESPKPDKGLMQQSLNTEINRALDTLSPREADVVKLYYGIGDQQSMTLAEIGQTFDLTRERVRQIREKAIRKLRHNTRSKLLKAYLG is encoded by the coding sequence ATGAGGCAACTTAAGATAATCAAGCAGGTCACCAACAGAGAATCAAAATCCTTGGATAAGTACCTGCAGGATATCAGTAAAATAGATTTGATCACTGCCAATGAAGAAGTAGAGTTGGCCCAGCGAATCAGGGCAGGCGATCAACTGGCACTTGAGAAACTGACAAACGCCAATTTGAGGTTTGTGGTCTCGGTTGCTAAACAATACCAAAATCAGGGCCTTACGCTTCCCGATCTTATTAATGAAGGTAATGTGGGGCTGGTTAAGGCCGCCAAGCGATTTGATGAAACCCGTGGATTTAAGTTTATTTCCTACGCGGTATGGTGGATCAGACAATCTATCCTTCAAGCTCTTGCAGAGCAATCGAGAGTTGTACGACTACCTTTAAACAAAATTGGATCCATAAATAAAATCAAAAAGGCTTTTTCCTACCTGGAGCAGGCACACGAAAGACCACCTTCTGCTGAAGAGATCGCTCAGGAACTCGAAATGACAGTTAGTGAGGTAAAACAGTCTATAAAGAATTCAGGAAGGCATGTATCAATGGATGCTCCATTAAAAGAGGGAGAAGATTCCAACCTTTACGATGTCATGCGTTCAGGCGAATCGCCTAAGCCAGACAAAGGCTTAATGCAGCAATCGCTTAATACGGAGATCAATCGTGCGCTGGACACTCTTTCTCCCCGTGAGGCAGATGTAGTTAAGTTGTATTACGGAATAGGAGATCAACAATCAATGACTCTGGCAGAGATAGGTCAGACCTTTGATCTTACCCGTGAGCGAGTTAGACAGATCAGGGAAAAGGCTATTCGCAAACTACGACACAATACGCGTAGTAAGCTCCTCAAGGCCTATTTGGGATAA